The Cellulomonas fulva genome includes a window with the following:
- a CDS encoding DUF4192 domain-containing protein produces MTTTTLRVHEPREIISLVPYRLGFRPRDSVVAVSLRAPRGRVGVVMRVDLDAMGDPVLGSQVARAVVGTLGKDRATSSVLVVYTDDDPRGRPGPVERAVHHYREASDALLGPAAVWVVTASGYLSFDCARPCCPPGGRPLRELDSTQVAARMVLAGTAVAESRDALVRFALADPDRRRVVARSRRRWERRGAEALVRGPAAVEEWRAASLAAWRTAVSVAAGTAPTGGHAPWGRVEAGLRDRRVRDAVLATLVPGVGDLPERSLRGRRTPADVDAEMGRVTARIMGSADGRPPVLEATRTHEAALEGVVVHGLRDRQAPALTLLGLLAWWRGDGARASVLLARALGDDPEYRLAALLDAALTAGLAPGWARTEERGTDGAR; encoded by the coding sequence ATGACGACGACGACGCTGCGGGTGCACGAGCCCCGCGAGATCATCTCCCTGGTCCCGTACCGCCTGGGCTTCCGGCCGCGGGACAGCGTGGTCGCGGTGAGCCTGCGGGCGCCGCGCGGGCGGGTCGGCGTCGTGATGCGCGTCGACCTCGACGCCATGGGGGACCCGGTGCTCGGGTCGCAGGTCGCACGAGCGGTGGTCGGCACGCTCGGCAAGGACCGGGCGACGTCGTCCGTCCTCGTCGTGTACACCGACGACGACCCGCGGGGCAGGCCGGGTCCGGTCGAGCGTGCGGTGCACCACTACCGGGAGGCGAGCGACGCGCTCCTGGGGCCGGCGGCCGTGTGGGTCGTGACGGCCTCGGGCTACCTGTCCTTCGACTGCGCGCGACCGTGCTGCCCGCCGGGCGGCCGGCCCCTGCGGGAGCTCGACTCCACGCAGGTGGCCGCCCGCATGGTCCTCGCGGGGACCGCCGTCGCCGAGTCGCGCGACGCGCTGGTCCGGTTCGCCCTCGCGGACCCGGACCGGCGGCGGGTCGTCGCACGCTCGCGGCGACGGTGGGAGCGGCGTGGTGCCGAGGCGCTGGTGCGCGGTCCCGCCGCCGTCGAGGAGTGGCGGGCCGCGTCGCTCGCGGCGTGGCGCACGGCCGTCTCCGTCGCCGCGGGGACCGCACCCACGGGCGGCCACGCCCCGTGGGGACGGGTCGAGGCCGGGCTGCGGGACCGTCGGGTCCGCGACGCGGTGCTCGCGACGCTCGTGCCCGGCGTGGGCGACCTGCCCGAGCGGAGCCTGCGGGGCCGCCGGACGCCGGCGGACGTCGACGCCGAGATGGGCCGGGTGACCGCGCGGATCATGGGGTCCGCCGACGGGCGGCCGCCCGTGCTCGAGGCGACGCGGACGCACGAGGCCGCGCTGGAGGGCGTGGTCGTCCACGGGCTGCGCGACCGTCAGGCGCCGGCGCTGACGCTGCTCGGCCTCCTCGCCTGGTGGCGCGGCGACGGTGCGCGCGCCTCGGTCCTCCTCGCCCGCGCACTGGGTGACGACCCCGAGTACCGGCTCGCGGCGCTGCTGGACGCGGCGCTCACCGCCGGGCTGGCGCCCGGGTGGGCGCGGACCGAGGAGCGGGGGACCGACGGCGCCCGATGA
- a CDS encoding polyprenyl synthetase family protein, whose product MSPTPATPAALVDLEGVRAGVDDALAAHVAALRARLASVGPDADVLADAVETMLRGGKRLRAAFCYWSWRAHGGEPGTTAATAVLQVGAALELFQAAALFHDDVMDDSDTRRGRPAAHRAFAAMHGELGLQGDAEHFGASAAILLGDLALVASEEVFAEALTSFPAGAAARARGVFDLMRTEVTVGQYLDVLAQSQPWGQDAEADEARARQVIRAKSARYSVEHPLVLGASLADASPGDVAALRELGLALGEAFQLRDDVLGVFGDPATTGKPAGDDLREGKRTVLVVRALRAATSRGDERTAALLRTGLGDRSLSDEQVATTADAIAATGALAEVEQLIDELAGTAFAAIEARAWPDPAAGVLTLLAHATVDRQA is encoded by the coding sequence GTGAGCCCGACCCCCGCGACGCCCGCCGCCCTCGTCGACCTCGAGGGCGTCCGCGCCGGGGTGGACGACGCGCTCGCCGCCCACGTCGCGGCGCTGCGCGCGCGCCTGGCGTCGGTCGGCCCGGACGCGGACGTGCTCGCCGACGCGGTCGAGACCATGCTGCGCGGCGGGAAGCGGCTGCGTGCCGCGTTCTGCTACTGGTCCTGGCGCGCGCACGGCGGCGAGCCGGGGACCACCGCGGCCACGGCGGTGCTCCAGGTGGGTGCCGCGCTCGAGCTGTTCCAGGCCGCAGCCCTGTTCCACGACGACGTCATGGACGACTCCGACACGCGCCGCGGCCGCCCGGCCGCGCACCGCGCGTTCGCCGCGATGCACGGCGAGCTCGGGCTGCAGGGCGACGCGGAGCACTTCGGCGCGTCGGCAGCGATCCTGCTCGGCGACCTCGCCCTCGTCGCGAGCGAGGAGGTCTTCGCCGAGGCGCTGACCTCGTTCCCCGCCGGCGCCGCCGCCCGCGCCCGCGGCGTGTTCGACCTCATGCGCACCGAGGTCACCGTCGGCCAGTACCTCGACGTGCTGGCGCAGTCCCAGCCGTGGGGCCAGGACGCGGAGGCCGACGAGGCCCGCGCGCGCCAGGTGATCCGCGCCAAGTCCGCGCGGTACAGCGTCGAGCACCCCCTCGTGCTCGGCGCCTCCCTCGCGGACGCGTCGCCCGGGGACGTGGCCGCGCTCCGGGAGCTGGGCCTGGCGCTGGGCGAGGCCTTCCAGCTGCGCGACGACGTGCTCGGGGTCTTCGGCGACCCGGCGACGACCGGCAAGCCCGCCGGCGACGACCTGCGCGAGGGGAAGCGGACCGTCCTGGTCGTCCGCGCGCTGCGCGCCGCGACGTCCCGGGGCGACGAGCGGACGGCGGCGCTCCTGCGCACCGGCCTGGGCGACCGGTCGCTGTCCGACGAGCAGGTCGCGACGACGGCCGACGCGATCGCGGCGACCGGCGCCCTCGCCGAGGTGGAGCAGCTGATCGACGAGCTCGCCGGCACGGCGTTCGCCGCAATCGAGGCACGCGCCTGGCCCGACCCGGCCGCCGGCGTCCTGACCCTGCTCGCGCACGCGACCGTCGACCGCCAGGCCTGA
- a CDS encoding Rv2175c family DNA-binding protein yields the protein MTTPADALETLVDTWLTLPDVAERVGLDVGKVRRMLQERRLVGVRRGEPRVLSVPERFLVPARTPDERDAAATGEWVALPWLQGTLTVLADAGFSDEEAIVWLFTPDDTLPGTPIDALRAGQKTEIRRRAQAEL from the coding sequence GTGACCACACCTGCAGACGCTCTCGAGACCCTCGTCGACACCTGGTTGACGCTGCCCGACGTCGCGGAGCGCGTCGGCCTCGACGTGGGCAAGGTGCGGCGGATGCTGCAGGAGCGCCGCCTGGTGGGCGTGCGTCGCGGCGAGCCTCGCGTCCTGTCGGTGCCGGAGCGGTTCCTGGTCCCGGCACGTACGCCCGACGAGCGTGACGCGGCCGCGACGGGGGAGTGGGTCGCGCTGCCCTGGCTGCAGGGCACGCTCACGGTCCTGGCGGACGCCGGCTTCTCCGACGAGGAGGCGATCGTCTGGCTCTTCACGCCCGACGACACGCTGCCGGGCACGCCGATCGACGCGCTGCGGGCCGGCCAGAAGACGGAGATCCGGCGCCGGGCGCAGGCCGAGCTCTAG
- a CDS encoding LysM peptidoglycan-binding domain-containing protein, whose translation MTPNATAPRTNDLRRRAATGTGATLALVAMSVSTSGAAHAADGSTYTVRAGDTVSHIALRTGASVAAIASANALPDVSRIREGQVLTIPRASGTTAPQTSAPATSTTYTVRPGDTVSGIAMRTGSSIASIVAANGLGSDAMIVVGERLTIPTAGSTAPRTGTPTPTASTYTVRAGDTVSGIAARHGTTVSAIVSANHLGSDAMIRVGQTLRLSGSTAPSTPQPGTPLVGDTFEGRTYARDVVDAANANKRALLAAGVPSPSQMQAKVAATARAYGVDPRLAQAVAFQESGFNHTAVSPANAIGTMQVIPSAGDWASDLVGRELNLLDPDDNVTAGVVILQALLRISPDLPSAIAGYYQGASSVRKYGMFSDTRRYVANVQTLMGRF comes from the coding sequence ATGACGCCCAACGCGACCGCGCCGCGCACGAACGACCTCCGTCGCCGCGCCGCCACCGGCACCGGGGCCACGCTCGCGCTCGTCGCGATGTCCGTGTCCACCTCGGGCGCCGCGCACGCCGCCGACGGCTCGACCTACACCGTGCGCGCCGGCGACACCGTGAGCCACATCGCGCTGCGCACGGGGGCGAGCGTCGCGGCGATCGCGTCGGCGAACGCCCTGCCGGACGTCTCGCGGATCCGCGAGGGCCAGGTCCTGACCATCCCCCGCGCGTCGGGCACCACCGCGCCGCAGACCTCGGCGCCCGCGACGAGCACGACCTACACGGTCCGCCCGGGCGACACGGTCAGCGGCATCGCGATGCGCACCGGCTCGTCGATCGCGTCCATCGTCGCGGCCAACGGGCTGGGATCGGACGCCATGATCGTCGTCGGCGAGCGGCTCACGATCCCGACGGCGGGCTCGACCGCTCCACGCACCGGTACGCCGACCCCGACCGCCAGCACCTACACGGTCCGCGCGGGTGACACCGTCTCGGGGATCGCCGCGCGCCACGGGACCACGGTCTCCGCGATCGTCTCCGCCAACCACCTCGGCTCCGACGCCATGATCCGGGTGGGCCAGACCCTGCGGCTCAGCGGGAGCACCGCGCCGTCGACCCCGCAGCCCGGGACGCCGCTCGTCGGGGACACCTTCGAGGGGCGGACCTACGCGCGCGACGTCGTCGACGCGGCCAACGCCAACAAGCGGGCCCTCCTCGCGGCGGGCGTGCCCAGCCCGTCGCAGATGCAGGCCAAGGTCGCCGCGACCGCGCGCGCCTACGGCGTGGACCCGCGGCTCGCCCAGGCGGTCGCGTTCCAGGAGTCGGGCTTCAACCACACGGCCGTGTCCCCCGCCAACGCGATCGGCACCATGCAGGTCATCCCGAGCGCGGGCGACTGGGCGTCGGACCTCGTCGGCCGCGAGCTCAACCTGCTCGACCCCGACGACAACGTCACCGCCGGCGTCGTGATCCTCCAGGCGCTCCTGCGGATCTCGCCCGACCTGCCGAGCGCGATCGCCGGGTACTACCAGGGCGCGAGCTCGGTGCGGAAGTACGGCATGTTCTCGGACACGCGTCGCTACGTCGCGAACGTGCAGACCCTGATGGGGCGGTTCTGA